A region of the Echeneis naucrates chromosome 22, fEcheNa1.1, whole genome shotgun sequence genome:
CCAGCATCCTCTCATTAGTCTCACAACAAACCTGAGCAGCCAAAGCAGACAGTCTCATTTACTCCGTATGGGAGACTATTTGGGGCTCAGGCCTCAGTTTTggtgcacaaaacacacaaccattgGACCTGCCAACAAACCATCacactcaaagacacacacaccaaattcACCGGCGTCTATCCACAACAATGAAGGTAGCTCTGCGGCTTTGAGCCGCCGCCacagtgggaggaagctgaggaAACGTCCATTACGATGTGTTTGCTGCTGATTAcatgccaaaaaaacaaacgtcAAGCAAACTGGCTGgtaagaacaacaaaaaacaagccacagcagcagcactcgCATCTCTTAATGCACACTACTGAACTACGGTTGTGCACCACACCCATGAAGAAAGGGTTAGGAACATCAAGTAGAAgattttctttgcatttgtcAGAAGGAGCTCTTAACCTCGTGGTGACGGGCCAGCTTGAAAGTCTGGGGCTGTGGTAATGAAAGGAATTTGCTGAAgctgtgtttttgaaaaaagacaGTAAAGTCCACTGTCCAGTTTAATAATGGTGTATGCTCAACACTAATGTGTTGATAagtgttcattttaattgtgGTTCAGTTTTTGACAGGAATGATTGAATTGTGTACTCATCTGGGGTTCGAACCCACAACATTCTTGCAAACAGGCGGCATGATTAGTTCTGTCGCAGTTCAGTTCTCCAGTTGAGGAAAGTTTTGAGATCTAAAAAGCCAATTCTCAGGTCTGTCAGAACATTCACCTTTGGCAAAGAGTTCATGAAGTCCATCCACtaattgttgaaatatttcacttcaaTTCAACTGTTGGACCGACAGATCTAAAGCTTTGTGGATAAGAATATTACTGTAATTGTCGAGTTTCAAAACCAATCAAAGTCAACTGGATCTAATGGGAGGAAAAACTGTTATTTCACATTTGAGTAAATCCCGTGTCAATCTACATTTTCTAATCCTGTGTCATTAATTCGGCACATGACATGTCTAGGCTTGCACATGACATTAGAAACAAAAACTGGAGGCAGAGATGCAGCACGGAACAATTTAGTCCAGTCTGACTCAGCTGGGCGACATGCAGACATGAGAGGGAGCAAAAACCTTTGCGTGTTAAAGTCACGCAGGCAAGCATACAGTGCGTTTGCCAGGCCTGGCCCATGACAGAACGGacagcgcacaaacacacacagacacacaccattgTGCTGCCTGAGGAGATGAGCAGTACAAGTATGTGACTCTGCAGCTGATCATCGATTCATGActacagagaagcagcaggccTACATGCGTTTACAAACCATCAGGGTGTCAATGCACGTATGACTAAGTCGAGGAAAATTACAATCAACACTGAcaactgtgatttaaaaagcagcattttcaaaCAGTTTCATTGTCATTCTTTCCCCCTTGTTCATTTGGTTTGACGTCAGCTTTCAGTTTGTTGAAATCATCCTTCAGCTTAAAACATAGCTGATATTTTGTTTGTCATCAGGTGTGGATATGAAAGAATCTCTCTGCTGGGAAGAGGAAACCACTGAACacaccaaactgctgttttgttgttgctgtttgtgatatttaatttaaaagttaaTCCCAAATCTGAAAACTAATAAGACTTTCCCATAATGCAAATTTCTTCCTCATAGATATGATTGTATTAATTTACTTTAACTGGATCAGAAAAGTGGAAAAGTAATGAGGTTTAGTATCCAATCTGTTGCTGTTCTTGCATTTAGGATTGGATGTTAAAACTAATTTCATTGTTTGACTAGCAGTATGTTTCAATGACAACAAAATTGGATCTAATCtaagcagtttttaaatttaacCATGCCCTACAGATGCAGAATCACATGtgacaacaacaattacaaGACGAGAGCCATCTGTCAACACCAGTCATTGTCTTCTCTGTTATAACCAAGCAGCTGCTGATGATCCGTCTGTGTAAAACGCCTTCTGTTGGGCATCATCTTTGTCGTTGTGGTGGGAAAACACCTCCATATCAGCGCTGATCTGTCTAATCTGCCACTGCTGACTTTAAATTCTCAGGCAGTAACTTTTGCAAATTACTCGTCCAGAAATCTGCAAGTCCTGCTGCGTTGGACGATAAAAGCAAAAGTGAGGCTGAATACCAAGTAGCATGGAGGACATACAGCACGTGaacaaaaatccaaatttcAATTAAACCATTCAAACTCTGGCACAGGACAATTCAAATATAACACAAAGTCAATCCCAGCCTTGTTCCAAACAGGAatgtacaacaacacaaactgcaaaTTGACACTTCAACACCTgttaactgctgctgctgagcctcAGACACCAGACACAAAGCACAAGGCCTCTGGAAATCACCTTCACTCCCAGATTAACTCCAAATGAAGGCTTAAAGTACTCTGACGTCCACACTCTGTGAGCTGTGACGCTGATTGGGTGCAATTTATTGCCATCAAAGTCTCAATCACAGGCAAAAGGGATTTTTCCTAAACTGGGGTGTGACATGGAGCTAAAACTGGGACGTATAAATATCTAGTACATCACTAGGCAATAAACTATAATTTCAACAATTGGTTAATTTGTAAATTAATCGATTAGTCAATTGCTAGGAGTGATTCAACAAACTGGGTCATTAGAGAATGTTATAATTACAATTGGATTGGACAAtcactggatttaaaaaaaaatgggataCTCTGGTATTATGGGATTATCTGTGGGAAGATGTGAACGTTTTCTGGAATTTTGTGAATAAATTAACTGATTaataaaccaaaagaaaaaattaaacgGATaaattgataatgaaaacagcTGTTAGCTGGAGCTGTAAAGCCATTCATCGATCAGcacattaataattaatctgACTTTTAGCTCAGAGAGCAGTGTTTTAAATACAGTTCTCACATACAAACTACTTCCTCGTGCAACTATCAGCCTCTGCCTGGATGATTTCAGCCTGCTTCATtcagtgctgctctctgctgtgttcCTCAAGCGTCTGGGAAGTTGTACACCTCAGTAATCTGCTCCGTTTCATCACCATTTGCAACAATAAATACTCAAACTACAATCTGTTGCTGTCAGAGAACCATAAACACTGACCACCTGCATCCCTCTTACCTGTGCAAAGGGGCATTGGAATCCCCATGTACAACCATCAGTCCCTCActgtctgtccctctccctGAAGAGCCGGCTGACAGTGAAAACACTCCAATGTCGCCACAACACAGAGGCGGGAGAGAGCAGGACTACGGCGGGTGGTCAGGCGTACGGCACCCAAGCACCAAAGCCATTCCCCGCCCATGCCTCTTACATAAGAGACCAGATGACATCCAAACAGGCTCGGGGAGGGTGGGATTAAAGAacaaggaggaaggagaggggagggggcgCAGTGAGCAacagaaagggaggaagaggagggaggaagaggagggagggagggagccaGCGTTCAACAGGAAGTCAACACACAGGCAGCGGCAGGGCAGAACGAGAGGAGCTGAACAGAGAGAACAAAATGCACATAAACATGTACAAGAAGACAGAGGtaggagatttaaaaaaaaaaaaaagaggaagccGGGAGGGGACGACATCAAGGACCTCAGATGAAATTTAAATCCAAACTCCTGAGAGTTAGAATAATCAAACAGGACTGTAGCACTAAGTCAACTTTAGGAAGGAACATTTGTTCTGATGTGAATATCACAGACAACAGCTGGAGGGGAATAAACTCCTGATTCCACACAgctaaaacaatgaaatcagtTCAGAGACCAGGAGCAGGCTGAAGAGCAAAGGCAGATTTTAACACACAGCACGACATCACTGCTGATATCATGATGAATTTTACAGCTACAGCTGACGTAAAATATTCAGAGGCATCAAtgcataaaaacaagaagaataTTATCCCTAATTCTTGGCATGATTGCAGCTGCTGCTAATCATATCTGTATTCAATGAATAAAAGTATTTTCCTTATTCCATCCGATGCAAACATTTATGTATAAATTCCCATCACTGATGAAAATGGTGGCTGTCTGATACTGTTTCAATTCTATATATATTAGAGGCCATTTAATTACGTAAAACTGTGCAGGCTAATGCAAACCAATAAAACTGCGCTGCCATAAATTCAAATACATCAGTTAATTCTATTCTATTAATTACCATTGTGATGTTGTAGAGGACTGTGACATTCAGGGGGCGTATTTAATATCCTACcccatctttttttaaattataacaggtaggagaaaaacaccaaacttCACATCACCAACTTGAACTAGAGCTTATTTATGGCAGAACTGTTGTCGTATACCTACAAGTGTACCCTCACAGACtagataagaaaataaaaactcagaaatgaattttaaaaggaaatcaCCAGTGATGACAGGAGAACATCTTAAGTATCCAAAAACAGTCCCACTCTATTATGTTTATATGTAAGATATTTAGTTTGGTGTTTCAagattaaaaaactaaaaaatatttatttgacacTTTGCTTCGAGAAATTATAACGTGACTCTTTGTTTGATACTGTTGCAGATTTAACTGCCTGATTATTAAAGTTTTATGATTTACACAAGCATAATACATATGATATTGAGCAAATGCTCATTATACATTTctgcaaaaaacaaatccaaagaaACTTAAAGTCCGACAAGCTTCTAAAATCATACAAATTTAAGACAGAAGCTGCTTCAGTGTTGCTGCCATGACTGACTCCAGGTGCCATTACTAAGCCTATCACAGTAAGAAATCATTTATACATATCAAAGGTCAGATTTTTTAATACATTGGTTTCATAGATTGACTGGTTAATGAATAAGAGGTCACCCTTCTAATATCTATCAGTATGAgtcctattttatttttgactgtAATCTGACAGCATGTCTAATTATGtgattaatttgttcatttttcatgttgttcACAGTCAAGAACAAATGAACTCAGCAAGcttccaacacacaaacacccacccacccatacAGAGCTGATAAGAAGGAGGCAGTTACTACTCCAATGTCACCATAAACACAGAAGACTTTGGATGTTAAGATATCTCAGCGGGGGCTGGACCAGCCCTAAAACCAATGTGACATTCAGAAACCTTGAAGATGAGCCGGCATGACGGCGCCAGAACCAGAAGTCCACCATCACATGGAGGGCACAACACTACACCTGGCCTCCAGCACACTGCTGTCATCCACACATGCCcgacaggtcagaggtcaggtggaaacaaaagtaaaagtgtgAGCTTACAGGAGAAACCAGTCAGCGCTGTGCATCCCGTCAGAGCTTAACTTCATCTATCCACCTCTCATCAGCTCATTTCACTACTGTGCCATCAGCTGTGATCATGTTTGTATACACACTTCCAAAGACTGCCTgcacagaaaaagcaaaacacaacaccagAGTCCTGTGAGAGTATCCTGATGCAAGGCCAGTCAAAGTTCATGTGAGATTATCACCACACATTTGACGGGAAAGCTAAACTTGTCTCAGACCAGATTCACAAAGGCTTTTCCACCCCAGGAGGATTAAACATCAGcatttactttgaaatgctgACGGTCCTGACATGAGGAAAGATCCACTGAGCCAACAGCCTaaatacacacaataaacagaaaatcCCTTCACGGTGCAGTTGGCTCTAATATATTTACTGCCATGTGAGGGTTCTTCCATCAGCTGAATATGGGCGAAATATTCAATTTAAAGAATATAGAGCGCTTTAGGGGGAGCTGTCGTTAGCTTGGCCATGTTGGGCCTGGCAGCAGTGCAGAATATTCAAAACTTGACAGCGCGATATTCCTTCATTTACGTTAGCTAGCTAGCAACATTAGCTCCCCGATTAATCGTTACACAGCGACCGGATTTTAAACAGACAATCCGTTAAGTGGTCATGTCCTCGGGACCCATTTGAAACTTTAATACAGTTACCAACAAGAAAGTTTGGTCTTTTACCAAAGCCGATTGGATTTAATTCAGAAATTGGACATTTTTAggtagctagctagctaacgtCAGTGCAACGGCTATCGCGGGTTAGCTCAAGTTGAACATGTTAGCTTTAGCATGTTAGCTTTAGCCGCCAGCTCGCATTCTGttgcaaatgaaaagaaaaaaaaaaaccaaaaacaaaacaaaaacatgagaaGCTGATacaaacacagtaaaaacagaccaaaaggctacatttttaaatgtgtgctgCTGGGATAACGTTACCTGGGCGGGCTCGGGCGATCACCCATCATCCCAGATGTAAATACAGGGGCAGTGCTAATGCCGCTACCGTTAGCTAGCGctcacagactgacagaccGACCGGGCTGGGAAACACACACCGTCCCGAGTCCCGACACCCCGACAAGCTGCAGCCGACCCAGTGGCTGTTAGCTCTCCGGCTGTAGTACTTTACCTTGATCCTCTGCGGTTTTCGCAACGGAGACGGCGGCGAGGAGTTTATCCTATGTTTGGAAATCTAGCGGGCTAAGCGTTAGGCTACCTCCCGGCTCGGTGCGGACAGCCTTTCCCAAGCAGCGGCGGAGCAGGCAGGAAAATCTCGGCCTGAAACAGCCAAACCCACGAGCACCTTTTTTTACTACCAACGGAACGATCCCTCAAACTTCCATTAATAACAAAACACGGCTGTATAAAACGATCAGGGCTTCACGCAGTTACATCCCCGTCAGTGATCTCGTCTTCCACGAAGccctgtgtttttgtgggttttgcAGTTTTTCCTTCAGCTCGTTTGTGATTCGGGCTGTTTCTTTTCACCCTTTTGTCAACACTGCTGGGCTGAGACCATGGCACACATAACAGACGCGCAGCCTAACGTGCTCGTGGGGGCCGACGTGCGGCGCCGATTGGCCGCCGCGGCCGGCGCCGCGCCTTCTGATTGGACGGCGGTGCTTGTCAATCAAAGGAGGGGTATGAATCCGACGGTTAGGTGGAGCGGAAGGGACGAGGGGAAGAGATCGGGGCAGAAAGCGGCGGAGCGCACCGTGAgagtgtgtgtccgtgtgtgtgtgtgtgtgtgtgtctgtaacacAACAATCTGCCGGAATGAGGCTCAACCTGCCCCGGGCCTCGGCTCTCCGGACCGGCCTCCGGGTGCAGGAGGACCGGAGCCCCCTGCATGTATCTGCAGGATACATGGGGGTTACATAACCAGGACATCCAGGTCCACTCCGACCAGAGCAGCCCCCCTCATCCtgaccaaaaacaaatgaaatgataataaatgaaacaaataaaactaaacctCCACGTTTCATGTACACCCCTTTAACTACAGCCTCAGTTATAATAAACTTATTTATGGCAGAGCTGTTGTCTCTTCGGTACAAGTGTGCCTTCACAGactccataataataataataataatgaatatttattttctaatcagTCAGTTGTTTGGTTGAACCGGTCAAAAACACTCCCAAACTAGTATGTTTGTATCTGAGATAGATAGTTTGTTCTGTTCAAAGGTTAAAGATggtcattatttatttagcacTTTTCTTCAACGATTAACCAGACTTgactatatttatatttatagatCTGGTATTAGACCTTCATGGACTTTATGTACTAACTGCAAAGTAAATACAACTAGTCCTATTTTTAGTTTCACAACTGATTTATTTAGataatgaattcattttcattatatttggctgacacaaaaacaaaaacccacctCAAAATATTGGAAAGGCAGTCAAGTCTTCACTTTGCGTTTACTGACAGTGTTAATATCTTGGATAAAcccataataaataataataaacacctGGTACATCTCACTCATTCATACTGGAGGTAATACTGACATAATTATTGCCATATTTTAGgtttagaaatagaaaatgtatcTTTTAAAATGAGGTTCTGTCATTCTGCATTCACGATAATGTTACGTTTCAAAGGTCtgagtccacagagaaatactGTGTTCAGAACCTAAACCTCAACAACAGCTGTCAGGACGTCcagaaggcagaaaaataaaacagaccaAGTTCACATATGGACTTTTAATGATATTGATGATGAGATAAATAACAAGCCTGGTTAtgaagatttcatttcattgggCTACTGTGTGCTTGACCCGACTGTACAGAGTACAGAGCTGGTCccatcgtcctcctcctcagcacagcTCAGAAACTGATGGGTTGGCCTGAGAACCGTCAGGATGAAGTGTTTCAGGCTGCAGCCACTGAAGACGCTCATAAccattttaacacaaacagcacCATCACACCAGCAGTTGGATATCAGTCAGTTATTAAACGATTATCATAAAAAAAGCAGGAGCATCGACGCCACCACATCacagtcagaaagaaaaactgtttacaCTCAAACATTTATTCACTCATAAAACTGTCCTGAGCTTAAACACGTCAAGTCTGTTCATCAAATATTCACCTTAGAAAGTGTGAGACTCATTTCTCTCCGACACACACGATCTATTTCAATATCAGCACTGATCTCTGTGATCCTGGGGATTgtgcagtgcattgtgggacaTGATCAGCGGTTTGGACCTTCAGTCTGTTCTGGTCCGATCCGGTCCAGTGTGGTTACGTTGACTTCTTCTGCCTCTGGTATCTCTGTTTTTTATGCGGCCTGGATTTGAGTCTCAAAGCTGATTCGCTCTTCATTGACCTGTTACCTGTTGTTAGCTCCTCCCCTCCTGgtttccacagcaacagctgagCATCCTCTCCTCCCGTCACCAGCGCCTCGCCGGCCGGGTCCCACAGGAAGCAGCGCACCGTGGAGGAGTGGCCGCCCTCCAGGCTCCTCAGCAGGCGGAGCCCCTTGTGGTCACACTCCGTCAGATGGAGGTCCCCGTTGTTCTTCCCTCCGACCACCAGCAGCTTCTGGGCCTCCTCCAGCCACCTCCCTCCCACCAGGTAGTCCACGCCGCCCCCGTCGCCCAGCGGGGTCAGGCTGCGAGCGTCGGAGGCGCTGAAGACGGTGAGGGGCTCCTCTGTGTCCAGCTGGCTCAGGTCCCACAGGTGCAGCCCCTCGTCGTGACTGAGACACAGCAGCTGGGTGTAGTCCGGTCCGGACCAGCAGACCGAACCGGCGGAGGAGTCGCTGTTGCAGGTGGCGAGCAGCGCGTCCTCCTCCGCTCCCCGGCTCAGGTCGAACACATTAACCAGGCCGTCTGTGGAGCCGGAGGCCAGGCGGTCTTTGTCTCTTGGGTGGAAGCAC
Encoded here:
- the wdr89 gene encoding WD repeat-containing protein 89 — translated: MESLEEKVRGLSIARRSNPEEPTYLLHAALQPGGLLAVSCSNFTVHLHSKDTLALLGQYRGHGGPLCGVTFAHSSSDIIYSGSADGTVRGWDVRRPGTEAVQLFKSDSSHSYCSFDLSCSDALLCAGTEQVDNEDSFLVFWDARKPGSGLLGVYSESHSDDITQVCFHPRDKDRLASGSTDGLVNVFDLSRGAEEDALLATCNSDSSAGSVCWSGPDYTQLLCLSHDEGLHLWDLSQLDTEEPLTVFSASDARSLTPLGDGGGVDYLVGGRWLEEAQKLLVVGGKNNGDLHLTECDHKGLRLLRSLEGGHSSTVRCFLWDPAGEALVTGGEDAQLLLWKPGGEELTTGNRSMKSESALRLKSRPHKKQRYQRQKKST